The segment TCTGTGGAGGACAAATAAATGGAATTTGAAGCACTTATTACTGAAATCATACAGCAGACGCATGATGTTAAAAGCTTCAGGCTCGAAAGACCTGAAGGTTTCGATTATAAAGCAGGACAGTATTTCTTTGTCAGCATCCCTGTAAATGGACAGATCCAGCGCAAGCCTTTCACAATATCAAGCAGTCCGACAGAAAAGGGTTTCTTGGAATTCACAAAGAAGCTAACAGGGCATGAGTTCTCTGATGAGCTTGATGCTATGAATGTTGGTGATGTTGTAGTTATTAACGGTCCATATGGCAGGTTCACATTCGAAGGTGAGTTCGAAAAGATCGCCCTTATCAGTGGCGGTATTGGTATTACTCCGATGATCAGTATCTGCAGGTATTGCAATGATACAAGATCGGATACTGATATTATTATTCTGAGTAGCAATAAAAAAGCTGAAGATATTGCATTCAGGGACGAACTGGAGGAAATGAACAATAAAAATGCCAACCTAAAAGTCGTGCATACTCTGACACGTGCAGAAGACGACTGGCCCGGTTGTAAGGGGCGAATTTGTGATACTATCATCATGGATTATATCCCTGATTTCATGGACCGTGTTCTCTATGTTTGTGGTCCGCCAGCGATGATGAAAGCAACGGAAGAATTGCTACTTAATATGAATGTGCCTAAAGAACAGATCAAGAAGGAAGCACTTGTGGGATTCTGAGACATATTTATAAATTATTTGTTTGAATTATGATGAAATGAGGTGTGCAATATGGAATTAAAAGGTAGTAAAACCGAAAAGAACCTGTTGAAGGCCTTTGCAGGTGAATCACAGGCAAGGAATCGATATACTTACTTTGCATCAGTTGCGAGAAAGGCAGGATATCAGCAGATCTCTGCTATCTTTTCTGAAACTGCTGATAATGAGAAAGAGCATGCAAAAAGACTCTTCAAGTTCCTTGAAGGTGGCGAGGTGGAAATAACTGCTTCCTATCCTGCAGGTATGATCTCTGACACAAGAGCAAATCTTGAATCTGCTGCACAAGGTGAGAACTACGAACACTCAACAATGTATCCGGAGTTCGCAGAAGTGGCTGAAAAGGAAGGCTTCCTCGAAATCGCAGATGTGTTCAAGCACATAGCTATTGCAGAGAAAGGTCATGAGGAGCGCTACCGTAAACTTGCTGCCAATATTGATCACGAAATGGTCTTCAGGAAAGATGGCACTGTTGCATGGAGATGTCGAAATTGCGGATATATCCATGAAGGTCCTGAACCTCCTGAGGAATGTCCTGCATGTGCACATCCACAGGACTATTTCGAGATAAAGGCTGAGAACTATTGATCATGAGGTTATAATATGAAACGTATAGCATGGGGGATTACAGGTTCAGGTGACCAGATCGTTGAGACCTATCAGGTAATGCGTGATATTAAAGAACGTACTGATATCGAGTTCATGGTTTTCCTTTCAAAGGAGGGGGAGGTCGTAATGAAATGGTATCGCATGTGGGATGATATCCAGAGAGATTTTCCTAACTTCAAGACCGATGCAGGTCCTAACTCACCATTTATTGCCGGTCCTCTTCAGGTAGGTCATTATGATGCCCTTATCATCGCACCGACTACTGCGAATAGTGTTGCCAAGATCGTGTATGGTATTGCAGACTCGCTGGTGACGAATGTGGTTGCTCAGACTGCCAAGGGTGATACTCCGATCTATATTCTGGCAGTTGACCAGAAAAGAGGAACTGTGGATACTGTTGCACCAAATGGAAAGAAGATGACCCTTAAGATGCGTGAAGTGGATGTGTCCAATTCGGAAAAGCTCGCACAGATGGAGAATATCACACTGCTTGAGACACCCGAAGACCTCTATGCTCTTGTGGGTCTGGATAAAGAGTAAGTTCTTAGTTTGGTTCATTCTGGAGGTATCTTCCTCCTCTTTTTTATTTATCTAATTTATCTGATCTAAGCGAAGCTATTTTCATTGGTATCTTTTCAAAAGTCTGTTAGTCGTAGATCATCCCCTCTGAAAGATACTCTTCTGCTAAAGGTGTGCTACTTTCCATCTTTTGCAGTGCATGATAAGCTGCATATGCTGCAAGTATGCTATCCAGGGCATCACCTTCCGTGTCCTCAAGAGCCGCTTTTATGACTTCCTTTTCAAGTTCTATTTTCCATGTCTTTATGGTGGATAGTATGATTCGGCGGTTTTCGAGTTCCCTGTTGTTCTTTCCTTTGTAATGTATGTAAATGCCATTTCTCTTGAGTGTACATGCAGGGCATATCTCTATCACTGAAGCCTTGCCAGCAACTTGTTCTTGCATTGGTATTATGCAGGCAGCCTTTTTCTTTACAAGTGGTTCTATTATGCATCTGATGCCGTAATATGTCTGCCTGTAAAGCCTGAGGTTGTAAACACAAAATGGAGCTTTTTTCTGAATTTCGGTTGTACGCTTGACTTCTTTGTTTCCCATGGTATTACGACATTTGTTACGAAAGTCTTCAGGGGAGTTGTAACTTTTTGAAAAATTCAGTATCGAGCTTTCCCAACTTTGGTCATTGATAATTGCTTGGGGGAAGCCCAGTGAAAGGTCAAGGCCGAAGATGGCCTCTGTTTCGATTGAAATTAGTTCTCGGAGAAAAGAAAGGCAGTTGTCCCTTTCTTTCCTGATGTCATTATGCATCAGGTTGGAGATCGGGCAACAACTGTTGATGTGAAGTGTTTCGTTATGTATTGTTCCTCTGCTGACCCATATCTTCTTACATGCGGTCTTTGATCCGCTGAAGTCTACCCCATAAACAAGGGTTTTCGGGTTGGCAGGGGATGAGGGCATTGGGAGTTTTAATTTTCCCTTGTGCCTTCGATAAATTCGTTTGTCATGCGATATGCATCATCATCAGTGAACTGCTTTGGTGGGTGCTTCATGAAATATGAGGCTGGGGAGTAAAGAATTCCACCTGTTCCTCTGTTCAATGCTATCTTGCAGCAGCGGATTGCATCAATGACAACTCCTGCAGAATTGGGTGAATCTTCCACTGAAAGGCGGAGTTCAAGGTTCATTGGCACATCGCCGAAAAGCTTACCTTCCATTCTGAGGAAGCATAGTTTGTTGTCTTGCTGCCATGGGACATAGTCACTTGGTCCGACGTGGATATTGTGATCTTCCAGTCTCTCGGCAAGTACTGACTGCACTGCTTCTGTCTTTGATGTCTTCTTGGAAGAAAGCCTGTCCCTGTTGAGCATGTTGAGGAAGTCTGTGTTACCGCCTGTGTTAAGTTGGTATGTTCTTTCAACCTTAACTCCTCTCTTCCTGAAAAGATCTGCAAGGGTTCGGTGTGTAATGGTAGCTCCAAGTTGTGCTTTAATGTCGTCTCCTATGATCGGGATTCCTTTTTCTTCGAACTTTTGTGCCCATTCAGGATTACTGGCAATGAATATTGGCATGTTGTTGATAAAAGCAACACCTGCATCCAGTGCACATTGTGCATAGAACCGAGTTGCAATTTCAGAACCAACTGGAAGGAAATTCAAAAGGATCTCTGCGCCGGATTCCTTTAATACGGAGACTATCTCCTCGTCTGTGGATTCTTTTTCGGAGGATGGGATGAATCTGTATTCATCTTCATAGTTCACCATGTGTTCGGAGACACCATCCTTGATGTTTCCCATCGTGACCTTTACGCCGGTCTTTGGCACATCGGGACAAAAGACTGTTGTGCAGTTAGGAGCTGCAAAAATAGCATCTGCAACATCTTCTCCAACTTTTCTCTCATCAATGTCGAATGCTGCTACTACTTCAATATCAAAAGGTCTGTACCCGCCAACATCCCAATGCATTAGTCCTATCGCATCTTTTTCCGCTTTTTCTTTGTAGTACTCAAGACCCTGGATCAGTGAACTTGCGCAGTTACCGATTCCTGCGATTGCGATTTTTATTTTGTCCATAACACTTCCTCTTAGCTAAAGTGAACGATATTGATGCTATAAAATATATTAATCGTTATGCAATTCCTAATGTTTACAGTCAAATAAAAAGGTTTCTAACAAAGACGACTTCTTGGGGGTAAATGTAGGTTTATTTATCTTCCTGCCTTTATCTTTATGCTGCTTCCCGCTTTCAGAAAAGTTTTTAAGTCGTGAAAGCCGTTTATTTTTTGGGAAACTTTATTTCTGTACTGATGGGGAAACAAACGCAGGTGTCAAAGTATGCCTGTTATTTCTTTGGTAATATAAAATAAAAGGAGATGGTATTATTCAGGACGTAGCAAACGAATTCCCGAATGTGGGTAATATAGGTTCCGTTGAAGATGCAGTGAAGCTGGGAATATCTTTTGAGGATCAGGGCAGGGATTTTTATCTGGAGTTTGCAGAAGCTACTACAGATCCTGCTGCCAAAGATATGTTCCTCTACCTTGCAGAAGAAGAGAAGAAGCATGCTAAATATCTGCAAAGCTACCTGAAAGGTGAAGACCTTTCAATTGATGAAGAGTCTGATATGCCTGATTTCAAGGAAGCATTTGCTTCAGAGTTCACTGGTGAGAAGCTTGGTGAGGTTGGTGTGATGCTGGCTGCCATGAGACTTGAGCGAAAGACCGAAGACCTTTACCTGATGCTTTCAAGTGTATCTTCGGATGCTGGTCAACGTGATTTCTTTGAA is part of the Methanococcoides orientis genome and harbors:
- a CDS encoding ferredoxin--NADP reductase translates to MEFEALITEIIQQTHDVKSFRLERPEGFDYKAGQYFFVSIPVNGQIQRKPFTISSSPTEKGFLEFTKKLTGHEFSDELDAMNVGDVVVINGPYGRFTFEGEFEKIALISGGIGITPMISICRYCNDTRSDTDIIILSSNKKAEDIAFRDELEEMNNKNANLKVVHTLTRAEDDWPGCKGRICDTIIMDYIPDFMDRVLYVCGPPAMMKATEELLLNMNVPKEQIKKEALVGF
- a CDS encoding ferritin family protein, producing the protein MGNIGSVEDAVKLGISFEDQGRDFYLEFAEATTDPAAKDMFLYLAEEEKKHAKYLQSYLKGEDLSIDEESDMPDFKEAFASEFTGEKLGEVGVMLAAMRLERKTEDLYLMLSSVSSDAGQRDFFEKLAAVERGHYDLIDGLLGAITGFRMQT
- a CDS encoding DUF429 domain-containing protein — its product is MPSSPANPKTLVYGVDFSGSKTACKKIWVSRGTIHNETLHINSCCPISNLMHNDIRKERDNCLSFLRELISIETEAIFGLDLSLGFPQAIINDQSWESSILNFSKSYNSPEDFRNKCRNTMGNKEVKRTTEIQKKAPFCVYNLRLYRQTYYGIRCIIEPLVKKKAACIIPMQEQVAGKASVIEICPACTLKRNGIYIHYKGKNNRELENRRIILSTIKTWKIELEKEVIKAALEDTEGDALDSILAAYAAYHALQKMESSTPLAEEYLSEGMIYD
- the rbr gene encoding rubrerythrin codes for the protein MELKGSKTEKNLLKAFAGESQARNRYTYFASVARKAGYQQISAIFSETADNEKEHAKRLFKFLEGGEVEITASYPAGMISDTRANLESAAQGENYEHSTMYPEFAEVAEKEGFLEIADVFKHIAIAEKGHEERYRKLAANIDHEMVFRKDGTVAWRCRNCGYIHEGPEPPEECPACAHPQDYFEIKAENY
- a CDS encoding inositol-3-phosphate synthase, which codes for MDKIKIAIAGIGNCASSLIQGLEYYKEKAEKDAIGLMHWDVGGYRPFDIEVVAAFDIDERKVGEDVADAIFAAPNCTTVFCPDVPKTGVKVTMGNIKDGVSEHMVNYEDEYRFIPSSEKESTDEEIVSVLKESGAEILLNFLPVGSEIATRFYAQCALDAGVAFINNMPIFIASNPEWAQKFEEKGIPIIGDDIKAQLGATITHRTLADLFRKRGVKVERTYQLNTGGNTDFLNMLNRDRLSSKKTSKTEAVQSVLAERLEDHNIHVGPSDYVPWQQDNKLCFLRMEGKLFGDVPMNLELRLSVEDSPNSAGVVIDAIRCCKIALNRGTGGILYSPASYFMKHPPKQFTDDDAYRMTNEFIEGTREN
- the afpA gene encoding archaeoflavoprotein AfpA, with product MKRIAWGITGSGDQIVETYQVMRDIKERTDIEFMVFLSKEGEVVMKWYRMWDDIQRDFPNFKTDAGPNSPFIAGPLQVGHYDALIIAPTTANSVAKIVYGIADSLVTNVVAQTAKGDTPIYILAVDQKRGTVDTVAPNGKKMTLKMREVDVSNSEKLAQMENITLLETPEDLYALVGLDKE